The following proteins come from a genomic window of Miscanthus floridulus cultivar M001 chromosome 2, ASM1932011v1, whole genome shotgun sequence:
- the LOC136538640 gene encoding uncharacterized protein produces the protein MQQMAMPSFAITSPPSHGGTLSALHARHSQRLHKRRVRCQVRAVAQTQLQYQKLGDSDLLISEVTLGTMTFGEQNTEKEAHDIIAYSFDQGINILDSAEIYPVPVNKETQGRTDLYIGRWMQSKPRDKIILATKVAGYSERSAFLRDNAEVVRVDAANIKESVEKSLKRLSTDYIDLLQIHWPDRYVALFGEFSYNPTKWRPSIPFEEQLKAFQELIDEGKVRYIGVSNETSYGVMEFVRAAKTQGLPKIVSIQNSYSLLVRCRFEVDLVEVCHPNNCNVGLLAYSPLAGGVLTGKYLDVNTDISKSRLNLFPGYMARYNASLAKEATLEYVKLAKKHGLTPVQLALGFVRDRPFTASSIIGATTMDQLKENIDAFTSTPRPLPQEVLDGIEDLFKRYKDPAIL, from the exons ATGCAACAAATGGCCATGCCATCGTTCGCCATAACCTCCCCTCCATCGCACGGCGGCACCTTATCAGCGCTCCATGCTCGTCATTCTCAAAGATTGCACAAGAGGCGCGTTCGCTGCCAAGTCAGGGCAGTGGCACAAACACAGCTGCAGTACCAGAAACTGGGAGATTCTGACCTGCTTATCAGTGAGGTCACTCTTGGGACG ATGACTTTTGGCGAGCAAAACACAGAGAAGGAAGCACATGATATTATTGCTTATTCTTTCGATCAAGGCATCAATATCCTAGACTCAGCGGAAATT TACCCAGTCCCAGTCAACAAGGAAACTCAAGGGAGAACTGATCTTTATATTGGCAGGTGGATGCAATCAAAGCCACGAGACAAG ATAATTTTGGCCACCAAAGTTGCTGGTTATTCTGAGAGGTCTGCATTTCTTCGTGACAACGCAGAAGTGGTGCGTGTTGATGCTGCCAATATCAAAGAAAGTGTTGAAAAGAGCCTTAAACGCTTGTCTACAGATTACATTGATTTGCTTCAGATACACTG GCCAGATAGATATGTGGCACTATTTGGTGAATTTAGTTATAATCCAACCAAATGGAGGCCAAGCATCCCTTTTGAGGAACAATTGAAGGCTTTCCAGGAGCTAATTGATGAAGGAAAG GTTCGCTATATCGGTGTTTCGAATGAGACCTCATATGGAGTAATGGAGTTTGTACGTGCTGCAAAGACTCAAGGCCTTCCAAAGATCGTGAGCATCCAGAACAGTTATAGTCTACTTGTGAGATGCCGCTTTGAAG TTGATCTTGTTGAAGTTTGCCACCCAAATAACTGCAATGTTGGACTGCTTGCCTACTCCCCATTGGCTGGTGGGGTTCTCACTGGGAAGTATCTTGATGTTAACACTGACATCTCAAAGAGTAGGCTAAATCTCTTCCCTGGATACATGGCACGCTACAATGCTTCTTTGGCTAAA GAAGCAACATTAGAATATGTAAAGCTTGCCAAGAAGCATGGGCTAACTCCAGTCCAGCTTGCCCTTGGCTTTGTGCGTGACCGTCCATTCACTGCTAGCTCCATCATTGGAGCAACCACCATGGACCagttgaaggagaacattgacgCTTTTACCAGCACTCCACGGCCTCTACCACAAGAAGTTCTTGACGGCATTGAGGATCTTTTCAAGAGATATAAAGATCCGGCAATCCTCTAG